A single window of Xiphophorus hellerii strain 12219 chromosome 12, Xiphophorus_hellerii-4.1, whole genome shotgun sequence DNA harbors:
- the rtn4r gene encoding reticulon-4 receptor produces the protein MRTVVFDGGRLLFLVMWLNLLPQTDSCPAKCVCYSEPRPTVACQQQGLFSIPTVIPVRSQRIFLQSNKLTVVRSTSFSSCHNLTVLWLYSNNITYIEAGAFFGLEKLEELDIGDNSNLRTINPTAFRGLTKLHTLHIHRCGLSELPVGVFRGMFSLQYLYLQDNNISTLHDDTFVDLANLTYLYLHNNKIKIVTDNMFRGVINLDRLLLHQNQVIFVQPRAFSDLGKLKSLFLFFNNITVLTGETMDPLVSLQYLRLNGNQWICDCRARTLWDWFKRFKGSSSELECYVPEFLAGKDLKQLKSEELEGCVETSQIQTTLFNSKAQSGKFSSTESPLGDNIPKCCLGDNDKSSILSGKSRQITNNPPKEKENMSKTKYKQQERTKNETQNKQNDGPLGTLSNNLDKTLENLNPEFIENPESSTASNKKKKKCSRKTKLDSHCSKSQSSTLQVLHFLIIPMIWISLAMS, from the coding sequence GGGGGCGACTCCTTTTCCTGGTGATGTGGCTGAACCTATTGCCTCAAACTGACAGCTGCCCTGCCAAGTGTGTGTGCTACAGTGAGCCCAGGCCCACTGTGGCTTGCCAACAACAAGGACTGTTTTCGATTCCTACAGTGATTCCTGTACGGAGCCAACGGATATTCCTCCAGAGTAACAAGCTGACAGTGGTGAGGTCCACTAGCTTCAGTTCTTGCCACAATCTTACTGTTCTCTGGCTCTACTCAAACAACATAACCTACATCGAGGCTGGAGCCTTTTTTGGTCTGGAAAAACTGGAGGAACTGGATATTGGAGATAACAGCAACCTCCGCACCATTAATCCAACGGCCTTTCGGGGTTTAACTAAGCTGCACACCCTCCACATTCACAGGTGTGGCCTGTCAGAGCTCCCTGTTGGGGTTTTCAGAGGAATGTTCTCTCTCCAGTATCTTTACTTGCAGGATAATAACATCAGCACTCTGCATGATGACACCTTTGTGGACCTTGCCAATCTCACTTATCTCTACCTGCATAATAACAAGATCAAGATAGTAACAGACAACATGTTTCGTGGCGTAATAAATCTGGACAGGCTACTGCTACACCAGAACCAGGTAATCTTTGTACAACCCAGGGCTTTTAGTGATCTCGGAAAACTAAAATCCTTGTTCCTGTTCTTCAACAACATTACTGTCTTGACTGGGGAGACAATGGATCCTCTGGTTTCCCTTCAGTACTTGCGCTTAAATGGGAATCAGTGGATTTGTGACTGCCGTGCGAGGACCTTGTGGGATTGGTTCAAACGTTTCAAAGGCTCCAGTTCAGAATTGGAGTGCTATGTCCCAGAGTTCCTGGCAGGAAAGGATCTGAAACAACTGAAAAGTGAAGAATTGGAGGGATGTGTTGAGACATCACAAATCCAGACAACTCTCTTTAACTCCAAGGCACAGTCTGGGAAATTTTCCTCAACTGaaagccctctaggggacaacATTCCCAAGTGTTGTCTTGGAGATAATGACAAATCCTCCATCCTTTCTGGAAAGAGTCGCCAGATCACTAATAATCCCCCTAAGGAAAAGGAGAACATGTCCAAGACCAAATACAAGCAgcaagaaagaacaaaaaatgagaCCCAGAATAAGCAAAATGATGGGCCACTGGGGACCTTATCCAACAACCTGGACAAGACATTGGAAAACCTAAACCCTGAATTCATAGAGAATCCAGAATCATCTACAGcatcaaacaaaaagaaaaagaagtgttccagaaaaacaaaattggatTCCCACTGCAGTAAAAGCCAAAGCTCTACTTTGCAAGTGCTGCACTTTCTCATCATTCCCATGATTTGGATATCTCTAGCCATGTCTTAG